In a single window of the Aridibaculum aurantiacum genome:
- the ribD gene encoding bifunctional diaminohydroxyphosphoribosylaminopyrimidine deaminase/5-amino-6-(5-phosphoribosylamino)uracil reductase RibD — protein sequence MNPHQLYMHRCLQLAALGEGFVAPNPMVGSVLVHNGRIIGEGYHQQYGKAHAEVNCINAVAVADKHLIPLSTLYVSLEPCAHYGKTPPCADLVITSGIRKVVVGCRDPFYAVDGKGIEILQQAGVEVVMNVLEEECIALNKRFFTFHQQKRPYITLKWAQTANGVIGNPAERLLISNAYSNRFVHQLRSSNMAILAGTNTALQDDPQLNVRHAPGASPVRLIIDLHNKLPQHLHLFDGSQRTVIFTYSAPAGVANVEYYVLQKEKPVPAQIVEACVALQLQSILIEGGAKTLQFFIDAQLWDEAIVIRNTLLYAEGIAAPALHSASLFATKQLDTDLISYYKQKER from the coding sequence ATGAACCCACACCAGTTATACATGCATAGATGCCTGCAACTTGCCGCGCTTGGCGAAGGCTTCGTTGCACCCAATCCTATGGTAGGTAGCGTGCTGGTTCATAACGGCAGGATCATAGGTGAAGGATATCACCAACAATATGGCAAAGCACATGCAGAAGTTAATTGTATAAATGCTGTAGCTGTTGCAGATAAGCACCTTATTCCGCTCTCTACATTATATGTTTCATTGGAGCCTTGTGCGCATTATGGCAAAACACCGCCATGCGCTGATCTTGTAATCACTTCTGGTATACGTAAAGTAGTGGTGGGATGCCGTGATCCTTTTTATGCAGTAGATGGTAAAGGCATTGAAATATTGCAGCAGGCTGGGGTAGAAGTGGTGATGAATGTACTGGAAGAAGAATGCATTGCACTGAATAAGCGGTTCTTTACATTTCACCAGCAAAAGCGGCCATACATTACGCTGAAGTGGGCACAGACTGCCAATGGTGTAATAGGTAATCCTGCAGAACGGTTACTTATCAGCAATGCCTATAGCAACAGGTTTGTGCACCAATTGCGCAGCAGTAACATGGCTATACTTGCAGGCACCAATACAGCTCTTCAAGATGATCCGCAACTGAATGTAAGGCATGCGCCGGGTGCCTCACCTGTTAGGTTGATCATTGACCTGCATAATAAATTACCGCAACACTTGCATTTGTTTGATGGGTCGCAGCGTACAGTAATATTTACTTATAGTGCACCTGCAGGTGTAGCGAACGTAGAATATTATGTACTGCAAAAAGAAAAACCAGTGCCTGCGCAAATAGTAGAAGCTTGCGTGGCGCTGCAGCTTCAAAGTATATTAATAGAAGGCGGTGCCAAAACTTTACAATTTTTCATTGATGCGCAACTGTGGGATGAAGCCATAGTCATTCGTAACACGCTGCTATATGCAGAAGGTATTGCTGCCCCCGCTTTACATTCAGCATCACTTTTTGCTACTAAACAACTGGATACAGATTTGATATCATACTATAAACAGAAGGAACGATAG
- a CDS encoding tetratricopeptide repeat-containing sensor histidine kinase, giving the protein MKNLAVAFAAMFMVCITYGQKTQIDSLGQLLTKTSTDTSKGRLLLQIASHWNRLDPDSAYAYTELAENLFSKAKYSRGLADVFTTQARIKVNINQIPTGLSLYNKALDLHKQNNNPSGIATVLNGIGVAFGVQENYSKALSNFLQALKIYEEEKDDAGMASSYLRIGTVYTRTNNLDEAMKFYNKALVLAEKNQDKRNISGLYNNIGSIYGQKNQLILSRQALLKSKQIAEQAGIWPVAAEAYLNLGNVYRELKKKDSAVAHFAIAEKHFIQFKNYEQLSRTYSGWAKLHMQYNEWNKATPLIHQSIAIAKQVNSPSLEAEAYEYLIQVAKEKNDYKESANLYQKLVALKDSIHASEKTETLERLRVEYQQEKDELLIKQLKSDNEEKTRQRNILLVLSAIGMLLLLSLVISFGLIYNKNIQLQRRKQELVELNNMKDKFLSVLSHDLRSPIGNILQLLQVVYPDESNGEHKVLFDRLKLTTGSVLETMDNMLAWGKNHFTQGTVEKQPVNMQEVITRVCRFLKQTADNKQISIKNNISSPVVVIADENQIEFVMRNLISNAVKFSHEFSAVEVYTTTSDNMVHIHVKDYGTGIHKVQQTKLFNLHARESTKGTAGETGSGLGLVLCSEFVELHKGSLNVISEKGEGTEFIVSLPNNA; this is encoded by the coding sequence ATGAAAAACCTGGCTGTAGCCTTTGCTGCCATGTTCATGGTATGCATTACCTATGGACAAAAAACGCAGATTGACAGCCTTGGCCAATTACTTACTAAAACAAGTACCGACACTTCAAAAGGTCGTCTACTATTACAAATTGCTTCGCATTGGAATAGATTAGATCCGGACTCTGCTTATGCATACACAGAACTTGCAGAGAATTTATTTTCTAAAGCTAAATATTCAAGGGGCCTTGCCGACGTGTTTACGACACAAGCAAGGATTAAGGTAAACATCAACCAGATTCCTACTGGGTTATCATTATATAATAAGGCGCTCGATCTACATAAGCAAAACAATAATCCTTCAGGGATTGCCACGGTTTTGAATGGTATAGGAGTAGCCTTTGGGGTGCAGGAAAATTATTCGAAAGCACTTTCTAATTTTTTACAAGCTCTAAAAATATACGAGGAAGAAAAAGATGACGCAGGAATGGCAAGTAGTTACCTGCGCATAGGTACAGTTTACACCCGCACAAATAACCTGGACGAGGCTATGAAATTCTACAACAAAGCCTTAGTACTTGCTGAGAAAAACCAGGATAAAAGAAATATATCGGGCCTTTACAATAATATCGGCTCAATATATGGTCAAAAAAATCAATTAATTCTTTCGAGGCAGGCATTGCTAAAATCGAAGCAGATAGCAGAACAAGCAGGCATTTGGCCAGTAGCTGCTGAGGCATATTTAAACCTAGGAAATGTTTACCGGGAACTAAAGAAAAAAGATTCCGCTGTCGCGCATTTTGCAATAGCAGAAAAACATTTTATTCAATTTAAAAATTACGAGCAACTTTCACGAACCTATTCAGGTTGGGCAAAGTTGCACATGCAATACAATGAGTGGAATAAGGCTACACCACTTATTCACCAGAGTATTGCAATAGCGAAGCAAGTTAATAGTCCGTCACTTGAGGCCGAAGCATATGAATACCTTATTCAGGTAGCCAAAGAAAAAAATGATTATAAAGAAAGTGCTAATTTATACCAAAAGCTGGTAGCACTTAAAGACAGTATTCATGCTTCTGAAAAAACAGAAACATTGGAAAGATTGCGTGTAGAATACCAGCAGGAAAAAGATGAATTACTGATAAAGCAATTGAAATCTGACAATGAAGAAAAAACCCGCCAACGAAATATTCTACTAGTTCTTTCTGCAATAGGAATGCTGCTACTGCTTTCACTTGTAATAAGCTTTGGGTTAATTTATAATAAGAATATTCAATTGCAGCGCAGGAAACAAGAACTGGTGGAGCTGAATAATATGAAGGATAAATTCCTCTCTGTGCTTAGCCACGATCTTCGATCACCCATCGGGAATATTCTACAATTACTCCAGGTAGTATACCCAGATGAATCAAATGGTGAACACAAAGTGTTATTCGACAGGTTGAAACTTACCACTGGCTCAGTATTAGAAACGATGGATAATATGCTGGCCTGGGGTAAAAATCATTTTACACAGGGCACCGTTGAAAAACAACCGGTGAATATGCAGGAGGTAATTACACGGGTTTGCAGGTTTTTAAAACAAACTGCTGACAACAAACAGATTTCTATCAAGAATAATATTTCTTCACCTGTAGTGGTGATAGCTGATGAGAACCAAATTGAGTTTGTAATGCGAAACCTTATCAGCAATGCGGTTAAATTCTCCCATGAATTTAGTGCGGTGGAGGTATATACCACCACCAGCGACAACATGGTCCATATTCATGTGAAAGATTATGGCACTGGCATCCATAAAGTGCAACAAACAAAACTTTTTAACCTGCACGCAAGAGAAAGCACGAAAGGAACTGCCGGAGAAACTGGTTCTGGATTAGGCCTGGTTCTATGTAGTGAATTTGTAGAATTGCACAAAGGCAGCCTGAACGTAATAAGTGAAAAAGGTGAGGGAACTGAATTCATTGTTTCGCTGCCTAATAATGCATAA
- a CDS encoding 3-hydroxyacyl-CoA dehydrogenase family protein: MKKIAVIGAGTMGNGIAHVFAQNDFQVNLIDVSQEQLDKALATIGKNMDRQVAKGSLTEAAKQKALSNLTTNTTIADGVKDAELVVEAATENIDLKLKIFHQLDEAAPASCILATNTSSISITKIAAATKRPELVIGMHFMNPVPVMKLVEIINGYATKREVTDSIVELSKTLGKVPCVVNDYPGFIANRILMPMINEAIYSLYEGVAGVQEIDTVMKLGMAHPMGPLQLADFIGLDVCLSILNVLYQGFGNQKYAPCPLLVNMVTAGFKGVKSGEGFYTYTPGSKDLIVSSRFK; encoded by the coding sequence ATGAAAAAAATTGCTGTTATTGGTGCTGGTACCATGGGAAATGGAATAGCGCATGTGTTTGCTCAAAATGATTTCCAGGTAAATCTTATTGATGTATCGCAGGAACAACTGGATAAAGCACTTGCGACCATTGGTAAGAACATGGATCGCCAGGTGGCCAAAGGTTCCCTAACTGAAGCCGCAAAGCAAAAGGCGCTTTCTAATCTTACTACCAATACAACAATTGCAGATGGGGTAAAAGATGCTGAATTGGTAGTGGAAGCAGCCACAGAGAATATAGACCTCAAGCTTAAGATATTTCATCAACTGGACGAAGCGGCACCTGCGTCCTGCATTCTTGCCACTAATACATCCTCCATCTCTATTACCAAAATAGCTGCAGCTACCAAACGACCAGAGTTGGTAATTGGAATGCACTTCATGAACCCGGTGCCTGTAATGAAGTTGGTAGAGATAATAAATGGCTATGCTACCAAACGAGAGGTGACTGATAGTATAGTAGAATTAAGTAAAACATTAGGCAAAGTTCCTTGCGTAGTTAATGATTATCCTGGCTTTATAGCTAACAGGATATTGATGCCAATGATCAATGAAGCCATCTACAGCCTGTATGAAGGTGTGGCAGGCGTACAGGAAATAGATACGGTTATGAAACTTGGTATGGCTCATCCTATGGGACCGCTACAGCTAGCTGACTTTATAGGTTTAGATGTTTGCCTTAGCATCTTAAATGTTCTTTACCAGGGTTTTGGCAACCAGAAATATGCACCATGTCCACTCCTTGTGAATATGGTGACTGCAGGCTTTAAAGGTGTTAAATCAGGTGAAGGATTCTATACTTATACACCTGGTAGTAAAGACTTAATTGTAAGCAGTCGCTTTAAGTAA
- a CDS encoding MotA/TolQ/ExbB proton channel family protein produces MADTVNNVAAQPVAESISLWSLLDRGGWIMYPLYALFVATIFFFFERFIAIRKASKIEGNFMSMIRDNIMMGNVTAARTLAKNTPNPVAKMIDKGIQRIGKPIDAIEKSMENVGKLEMYNMERNLNILSLIAGIAPMFGFLGTIIGMVQLFYGISSTGEYTLSTIAGGIYTKMITSATGLIIGLIAYMGHNFLSTQIDKTANKMEAASAEFIDILQEPTR; encoded by the coding sequence ATGGCAGACACCGTAAACAACGTAGCAGCTCAACCAGTAGCCGAATCGATTTCGTTGTGGAGCCTGCTCGACAGAGGTGGATGGATCATGTACCCGCTGTACGCCTTGTTTGTGGCAACCATCTTTTTCTTCTTCGAACGTTTTATTGCTATTCGCAAAGCGAGTAAAATAGAAGGGAACTTCATGAGTATGATCCGCGACAATATCATGATGGGTAATGTAACTGCTGCACGTACGCTTGCTAAGAATACACCTAACCCTGTTGCCAAAATGATTGACAAAGGCATTCAGCGTATAGGAAAACCTATTGACGCCATTGAGAAAAGTATGGAGAATGTAGGCAAGCTTGAAATGTACAACATGGAGCGCAACCTGAATATCTTATCGCTTATTGCTGGTATTGCTCCTATGTTCGGTTTCCTTGGAACCATCATTGGTATGGTGCAATTGTTCTATGGAATTTCGAGTACAGGTGAGTATACCTTAAGCACAATTGCTGGTGGTATCTACACCAAGATGATCACGTCAGCTACAGGTCTTATCATTGGTTTGATTGCTTATATGGGACATAACTTCCTGAGTACGCAAATAGATAAAACGGCTAACAAAATGGAAGCGGCAAGCGCCGAGTTTATAGACATACTGCAAGAGCCAACCAGGTAA
- a CDS encoding Mrp/NBP35 family ATP-binding protein, producing MTTDDILKALSNVQEPDLGKDLVTLNMVKDIVIEGNYVSFTVVLTTPACPLKDMIKNACINAVKLLVNKEATVQVNFTSNTTTKRKEGEAVLPKVRNIIAVVSGKGGVGKSTVAANLALALSHGGAKVGLMDADIYGPSVPIMFGVRGERPMMKEVDGKGMIVPLERYGIKLLSIGLLVDEKNAVVWRGPMASSAIRQFVTDVLWDELDYLVIDMPPGTGDIHLTLVQTVPVTGVVVVTTPQDVALADAKKGIAMFGQAQLKVPIIGIIENMSYFTPAELPENRYYIFGKEGGKRLAEEYDIPFLGQIPLVQSIREGGDQGVPIMMGDDAITKKAFEEFAAAAARSISMRNANMSATEVAEVVEEVGIASKIGE from the coding sequence ATGACAACAGATGATATATTGAAGGCGCTGAGCAACGTGCAGGAACCTGATCTTGGTAAAGACCTTGTGACACTAAATATGGTGAAGGATATAGTGATAGAAGGGAATTATGTGTCGTTTACCGTGGTGCTAACCACACCAGCATGCCCGCTAAAAGACATGATAAAAAATGCATGTATCAATGCAGTGAAACTACTGGTAAATAAAGAGGCAACCGTACAGGTAAACTTTACCAGCAATACAACTACAAAGCGAAAAGAAGGTGAAGCTGTATTGCCAAAGGTGCGCAACATCATTGCGGTGGTGAGCGGTAAAGGTGGTGTAGGTAAAAGCACTGTAGCAGCTAATCTTGCTTTGGCACTAAGCCACGGTGGCGCCAAGGTAGGATTGATGGATGCTGATATTTATGGGCCGAGTGTTCCTATCATGTTTGGTGTGCGTGGCGAACGTCCTATGATGAAAGAGGTTGATGGTAAAGGCATGATTGTTCCTTTGGAGCGATATGGTATAAAGTTGCTGAGCATCGGACTATTGGTTGATGAGAAGAACGCTGTAGTATGGCGTGGTCCAATGGCTAGTAGCGCTATACGCCAGTTTGTTACCGATGTGTTGTGGGATGAGCTGGATTACCTTGTAATAGACATGCCACCGGGTACAGGTGATATACATCTTACGCTGGTACAAACAGTGCCTGTAACGGGCGTGGTGGTTGTAACAACTCCTCAGGATGTAGCGCTGGCCGACGCTAAAAAAGGTATTGCTATGTTTGGCCAGGCACAATTGAAAGTGCCTATCATTGGCATCATTGAAAATATGAGCTACTTCACGCCAGCTGAGTTGCCGGAGAACCGCTACTACATATTTGGTAAAGAAGGCGGAAAGAGACTGGCTGAAGAATATGATATCCCTTTCCTTGGGCAGATACCATTGGTGCAATCCATACGTGAAGGTGGCGACCAGGGCGTTCCTATTATGATGGGAGACGATGCGATAACTAAAAAAGCATTTGAAGAATTTGCCGCAGCCGCAGCTCGTAGCATTAGTATGCGCAATGCCAACATGAGTGCAACAGAAGTAGCCGAAGTAGTGGAGGAAGTAGGAATAGCAAGTAAAATAGGCGAATAA
- a CDS encoding IMPACT family protein — MSELSFYSTIEKPSYAEFKDRGSSFLAYAFPIQSADDFKKHLQQLKKEHPKAVHHCFGYRLGLDANNFRVSDDGEPSGSAGKPILGQIDSKQLTNTLVVVVRYFGGTLLGVPGLINAYKTASALALQLTPIIQKQVLVDYSLQFDYTRLNDVMMIVKQFGCEVKGQEQQLFCSLTIGIPKARLQEVLFKLKELHAVEVAAIKV, encoded by the coding sequence ATGAGTGAACTTTCTTTTTATAGTACAATAGAAAAACCTTCTTACGCGGAATTCAAAGACCGTGGAAGTAGCTTCCTGGCTTACGCATTTCCCATACAATCTGCAGATGATTTTAAAAAACATTTGCAACAGTTAAAAAAGGAACATCCAAAAGCAGTGCATCATTGCTTTGGATACAGGCTTGGTTTGGATGCAAATAATTTCAGGGTGAGTGATGATGGAGAACCATCTGGTTCTGCTGGCAAACCTATTCTTGGACAGATAGACAGCAAGCAATTAACCAATACATTGGTTGTGGTTGTACGTTATTTTGGTGGTACTTTATTAGGTGTTCCCGGGTTGATCAATGCTTATAAAACGGCCTCTGCACTTGCATTACAACTAACGCCAATTATCCAAAAGCAGGTATTAGTTGATTATTCTTTACAATTCGACTATACACGCCTGAATGATGTAATGATGATTGTAAAACAATTTGGATGTGAAGTAAAAGGGCAGGAGCAACAATTATTTTGCTCATTAACTATTGGAATACCAAAAGCAAGATTGCAAGAGGTTTTATTTAAATTGAAAGAATTACATGCAGTCGAAGTTGCTGCAATTAAAGTTTAA
- a CDS encoding ExbD/TolR family protein, producing the protein MNIRSRLRTHPEMHTGALNDILFILLLFFLIVSTLANPNVIKVSNPKAKSDTKAKQTVVVTVDKEQRLFLGQKQVPIQSLEAELQAYLSKETDKPSVVINGDSTSHLGTAIKVMQIIKKLGATPVMAVDNAGQ; encoded by the coding sequence ATGAACATACGTAGCAGATTAAGAACACATCCAGAGATGCACACCGGTGCACTGAACGATATATTGTTTATCCTGTTGTTATTCTTCCTGATCGTGTCCACGCTTGCCAATCCCAACGTTATCAAAGTATCTAATCCTAAAGCAAAGAGCGATACAAAAGCGAAGCAAACAGTAGTAGTAACGGTAGACAAAGAACAACGTTTGTTCCTTGGTCAAAAGCAGGTGCCTATACAATCACTTGAGGCAGAATTACAAGCATATCTTTCTAAAGAAACAGACAAGCCATCCGTAGTTATCAATGGCGACAGCACATCTCATTTAGGAACAGCTATCAAAGTAATGCAGATCATTAAAAAGCTGGGCGCAACACCTGTAATGGCGGTTGATAATGCCGGGCAGTAG
- a CDS encoding carboxypeptidase-like regulatory domain-containing protein, with the protein MKKLLRYLLILAFFAPIKMFAQFEAVQDSVVQLYGVVMTADSLRALPSVSVVVKGTHRGTMTNEQGVFSIVVLKGDEVEFTSVGFKPQAIKIPNRIESNQYSVIQLLVTDTAFLPATILRPRPTRAQFERDFVNTRIPDDKYEIARQNTEEAKRRILASGMPTDGREATNQTLRQVSNRTYYAGQTPPMNIMNPFAWNEFIKAWKRGDFKKK; encoded by the coding sequence ATGAAGAAACTTTTACGATACCTACTCATCCTCGCTTTTTTTGCACCCATAAAAATGTTTGCACAATTTGAAGCTGTACAGGACAGTGTTGTTCAGCTGTACGGAGTGGTGATGACAGCAGATAGTTTACGTGCACTTCCATCGGTAAGCGTGGTCGTAAAAGGCACACATCGTGGTACGATGACAAACGAGCAAGGTGTTTTTTCTATCGTTGTTTTAAAAGGTGATGAAGTAGAATTTACCAGTGTTGGTTTTAAACCGCAGGCTATAAAAATTCCCAACAGGATAGAAAGCAACCAGTACAGTGTTATTCAATTGCTGGTAACAGATACCGCTTTTCTACCGGCTACCATATTACGTCCTCGTCCTACCCGTGCGCAATTTGAACGTGATTTTGTGAATACACGCATACCTGATGATAAGTACGAAATAGCACGACAAAATACTGAAGAAGCCAAGCGACGTATACTTGCCAGTGGCATGCCTACAGATGGCAGGGAAGCAACTAACCAGACGTTGCGCCAGGTTTCAAACCGCACCTATTATGCAGGCCAAACGCCTCCGATGAACATCATGAATCCGTTTGCATGGAACGAATTCATCAAAGCCTGGAAGAGGGGTGATTTTAAAAAGAAGTAA
- a CDS encoding SWIB/MDM2 domain-containing protein → MAPLQPSQPLADVIGSKPLPRTEIIKKIWEYIKKNGLQDQKNKRMINADDKTKGLFGKKQISMFDLAKIVNDNVQK, encoded by the coding sequence ATGGCACCGCTTCAACCAAGCCAACCACTTGCTGATGTTATTGGTAGCAAACCATTGCCAAGAACAGAGATCATCAAAAAAATATGGGAATACATTAAAAAGAATGGATTACAAGATCAGAAGAACAAGCGTATGATCAATGCTGACGACAAGACCAAAGGATTGTTTGGCAAAAAGCAGATCTCTATGTTCGACCTGGCTAAGATTGTAAATGACAACGTTCAGAAATAA
- a CDS encoding TetR/AcrR family transcriptional regulator — MNWTVQIQMNEKLFVRDPQQSDLGKKIIEHSILLIDELGFEAFTFRKLATKIHTSEAGIYRYFDNKHRLLVYLVAWYWRWLAYKITFSLNNVVDPKQKIRKVIKLLSQEVKDDDNISHVKESVLHRIVISEGSKAYLTKHVSEDNQDQLFKPYKELCSFFADIILEFAPHYKYPRTLASTVVEVAHIENFFLKHLPSLTDFAHDNKATKITAFLEHLVFSALGNEP; from the coding sequence ATGAATTGGACCGTACAAATACAGATGAATGAAAAGCTTTTTGTTCGTGATCCGCAACAATCAGATCTGGGTAAAAAGATTATTGAACATAGTATACTTCTAATTGATGAGCTTGGGTTTGAAGCTTTTACATTCAGGAAGCTTGCTACAAAAATCCATACATCCGAAGCGGGTATATATCGCTATTTCGACAATAAGCATCGATTGCTGGTATACCTGGTAGCCTGGTATTGGAGATGGCTGGCATATAAGATCACCTTTAGTTTGAATAACGTGGTAGACCCAAAACAGAAGATACGTAAGGTTATCAAGCTACTGTCGCAGGAGGTAAAGGACGATGATAACATTTCGCATGTAAAAGAAAGTGTACTGCATCGAATTGTTATTTCAGAAGGGTCCAAAGCATATCTTACCAAACATGTTTCTGAAGACAACCAGGATCAGCTGTTCAAGCCTTATAAAGAACTGTGTTCCTTCTTTGCCGACATCATTCTTGAATTTGCACCGCATTACAAATATCCCAGGACATTAGCCAGCACTGTAGTAGAGGTAGCGCATATAGAAAATTTCTTTTTAAAACACCTGCCATCGCTTACAGATTTTGCCCACGATAATAAAGCAACCAAAATCACCGCTTTCCTTGAGCATCTTGTATTTTCAGCTTTAGGTAATGAACCTTAA
- the prmC gene encoding peptide chain release factor N(5)-glutamine methyltransferase, whose product MTIQQAYQQVLLQLFDVCDDREAANIANMVIEHFTGQKKIDRIINKDLPVTTEQQRALETAGQQLARHKPVQYVLNEAWFYGIHFYVNENVLIPRPETEELVEWVVQDMQKQHSAISILDVGTGSGCIPIALKKQLPGATIAAVDVSAEALQVAKQNAASNEADIDFHQLNILDTDEWKQLQVYDAIVSNPPYIKANEQEQMNQNVLAYEPHLALFVPDDNALIFYEAIAEFGKQHLQEKGRLYFEINEQLGEQVVQLLQAKGYKDVVLKKDMQGKDRMVRCEK is encoded by the coding sequence GTGACCATACAGCAGGCATACCAACAAGTACTTTTACAACTGTTCGATGTTTGTGACGATCGTGAAGCGGCAAATATTGCCAATATGGTCATTGAACATTTTACAGGACAAAAGAAGATTGACCGCATAATAAACAAAGACCTCCCAGTTACCACAGAACAGCAACGGGCTTTAGAAACAGCAGGTCAACAACTTGCCAGGCACAAGCCGGTACAGTATGTTCTAAATGAAGCATGGTTCTACGGAATCCATTTTTATGTAAATGAGAATGTACTAATACCCCGTCCTGAAACTGAAGAACTAGTGGAATGGGTGGTACAAGACATGCAAAAGCAACATTCAGCCATCTCCATCTTAGACGTGGGAACAGGTAGTGGATGTATACCTATTGCGCTAAAGAAGCAGCTACCAGGTGCCACCATTGCTGCAGTAGATGTATCTGCTGAAGCCCTGCAAGTGGCAAAGCAGAATGCAGCCAGCAATGAAGCTGATATAGATTTTCACCAGTTGAATATCCTGGATACGGATGAATGGAAACAGCTACAGGTATATGATGCTATTGTAAGCAACCCGCCCTACATCAAGGCAAATGAGCAAGAACAGATGAACCAAAATGTGCTGGCCTATGAGCCGCACCTGGCGCTATTCGTTCCAGATGATAATGCGTTGATATTTTATGAAGCCATTGCTGAATTTGGAAAACAACACCTGCAGGAAAAAGGAAGATTGTACTTCGAAATAAATGAACAATTAGGCGAACAAGTAGTGCAGTTGCTGCAAGCAAAAGGCTATAAAGATGTGGTGCTTAAAAAAGATATGCAGGGAAAGGACCGGATGGTGAGGTGTGAGAAGTGA
- a CDS encoding EamA family transporter yields the protein MLFLAGSIILSAYLILAFKMLQRLGLDLFQAIVFNYITCVITGSFVHGAFPIDNVAYSSGWFWWACGMGTVFIILFNLIGITTQRINVAVASVANKLSLIIPVVFSIYLYNESLSNIQWLGIVLVLVAVIFTCWPNRQTERKNTAQHFLLYLLPLVVFAGSGLLDTMIKYVETTYLNEVNQDAFLVTAFASAASIGLATLLLQVIRGKQVLSPKTILAGILIGVPNYFSIWCLIQFLKISPWPSSAAIPLNNLGIILFGSLVASIVFKERLSAINVAGIAVSILAIYFIAFGTTL from the coding sequence ATGTTGTTTTTAGCCGGAAGCATTATACTCTCAGCATATCTTATTCTTGCTTTTAAGATGTTGCAGCGACTAGGTCTTGACCTGTTCCAGGCTATTGTTTTTAATTACATTACCTGCGTGATCACTGGCTCATTTGTGCATGGTGCATTTCCTATAGATAATGTAGCTTATAGTTCTGGCTGGTTTTGGTGGGCTTGTGGTATGGGAACCGTTTTCATTATTCTGTTCAATCTTATTGGGATCACCACCCAAAGAATTAATGTGGCAGTTGCTTCGGTAGCCAATAAGCTTTCACTTATTATTCCTGTTGTATTTAGCATTTACCTGTACAACGAAAGCCTAAGCAATATTCAGTGGTTAGGAATAGTGTTGGTATTAGTGGCAGTGATCTTTACCTGCTGGCCCAACAGGCAAACAGAACGAAAAAATACTGCTCAGCATTTCCTGTTATACCTGCTGCCTTTAGTGGTATTTGCTGGTAGTGGCTTGCTCGATACCATGATCAAATACGTAGAGACAACTTATCTCAACGAGGTTAATCAAGATGCTTTTTTGGTAACAGCTTTTGCATCCGCTGCTTCTATTGGTTTAGCAACATTATTATTACAGGTAATACGCGGTAAGCAAGTTTTATCGCCTAAAACTATACTTGCAGGTATACTTATAGGTGTTCCAAATTATTTCAGCATCTGGTGCCTTATTCAATTTTTAAAGATCAGTCCGTGGCCGAGCAGTGCAGCTATACCTTTAAATAATTTAGGTATCATTCTTTTCGGTAGTTTGGTAGCATCAATAGTTTTTAAAGAACGATTAAGTGCTATAAATGTAGCAGGCATTGCTGTTTCTATCCTCGCTATTTATTTTATTGCTTTTGGAACAACATTATGA
- a CDS encoding cupin domain-containing protein: MNYFLQNKPFIVPTTDGKLIEEHFGRVATNQQNISIAHMVAPPHWSEPHQSTTFDEWTLVSSGRKSVEVDGLKVTVEAGQSILVKKGARVRYSNPFDEPCEYWSICLPAFSIEEVNRES, translated from the coding sequence ATGAACTATTTTCTGCAGAATAAACCCTTTATAGTACCAACAACCGATGGAAAACTTATAGAAGAGCATTTTGGCCGTGTAGCCACCAACCAGCAAAACATTAGCATAGCTCATATGGTAGCGCCGCCACATTGGAGCGAGCCACACCAATCGACTACATTCGACGAATGGACATTGGTAAGCAGTGGCCGCAAATCTGTAGAGGTAGATGGTTTGAAAGTAACCGTAGAAGCAGGCCAAAGTATACTGGTAAAAAAAGGCGCAAGAGTTCGCTATAGTAATCCTTTTGATGAGCCTTGCGAATACTGGAGCATTTGCCTGCCTGCATTCTCAATAGAAGAGGTAAACAGGGAGAGTTGA